A stretch of the Synechocystis sp. PCC 7338 genome encodes the following:
- a CDS encoding cupin domain-containing protein produces the protein MGTLTIISPKALAIATLDNFPTPNVEKTEKILGPAGEIFEFSTCNAEGIGFTIANAQIPAGAGPLPHIHHYTNEWFWTPQGGLELFQSIKEYPDLDNPATVNQGGNTTIYTVQTEPNQIVYGPKYRVHGFVNVTSETRPLTFIWRQDPTSPEYKFHDGGIREYFQDVGIPIKSMKKLPKITDQAREKFVTHAPDYGINQSYYFLQYVNKVDNQPPETLGNLQDDQSLSEIIEAINAYNQGDSSVTCF, from the coding sequence ATGGGAACCCTGACTATAATCAGCCCCAAAGCATTGGCGATCGCCACGTTGGATAATTTTCCCACCCCCAACGTAGAGAAAACAGAAAAAATTCTGGGGCCAGCGGGGGAAATTTTTGAGTTCTCCACCTGTAATGCCGAGGGAATTGGTTTCACCATTGCCAATGCCCAAATTCCTGCTGGGGCAGGGCCATTACCCCACATTCACCACTACACCAACGAGTGGTTTTGGACTCCCCAGGGCGGTTTAGAGTTATTTCAAAGCATAAAAGAATACCCCGATCTAGACAATCCTGCCACGGTCAATCAGGGGGGAAATACCACCATTTACACAGTGCAAACCGAGCCCAATCAAATTGTCTACGGCCCCAAATATCGAGTGCATGGTTTTGTTAATGTCACCTCGGAAACTCGTCCCCTTACTTTCATTTGGCGGCAGGATCCCACTTCCCCAGAATACAAATTTCATGATGGCGGTATTCGTGAGTATTTCCAAGACGTGGGCATTCCAATTAAAAGTATGAAAAAACTGCCAAAAATCACTGATCAGGCCAGGGAAAAATTCGTTACCCACGCCCCTGACTATGGCATCAACCAAAGTTACTATTTTTTGCAGTATGTTAACAAGGTTGATAATCAGCCGCCGGAGACCCTGGGCAATCTCCAAGACGATCAAAGTTTAAGTGAGATTATTGAAGCGATTAATGCCTATAATCAAGGCGACAGTTCTGTTACATGTTTTTAG